The following are from one region of the Falco biarmicus isolate bFalBia1 chromosome 1, bFalBia1.pri, whole genome shotgun sequence genome:
- the TMEM248 gene encoding transmembrane protein 248 → MFNINLLENLKVYISSRPPLVVFMISVSAMAIAFLTLGYFFKIKEIKSPEMTEDWNTFLLRFNDLDFCISENETLKHLINDTTTPESTVTSGQARSSTQSPQTLEDSGPINISVTVTLTLDPLRPFGGYSRNVTHLSSTIFGHQIGLSGRESHEEINITFTLPAAWNSDDCVLHGHCEQVVFTTCMTVTAASNVFPVTVQPPHCVPETYSNATLWYKIFTTARDSNTKYAQDYNPFWCYKGAIGKVYHALNPKLTVIVPDDDRSLINLHLMHTSYFLFVMVITMFCYAVIKGRPSKLRQSNTEFCSEKVALSEA, encoded by the exons ATGTTCAACATAAACCTGTTGGAGAACCTGAAGGTTTACATCAGCAGTCGACCACCACTTGTGGTCTTTATGATCAGTGTAAGCGCTATGGCAATAGCTTTTCTGACACTGGGTTATTTCTTCAAAATCAAGGAGATCAAGTCACCAGAAATGACAGAG GACTGGAATACTTTCCTCCTGAGGTTTAATGATTTGGACTTCTGTATATCTGAGAACGAAACCTTAAAGCATCTCATCAATGATACCACAACTCCGGAAAGTACCGTGACGAGTGGGCAGGCGAGATCTTCTACGCAGTCTCCACAGACTCTTGAGGACTCTGGTCCGATAAACATCTCTGTTACGGTCACGTTGACGCTGGACCCGCTTAGACCGTTTGGCGGATATTCTCGCAACGTCACACATCTAAGTTCCACAATCTTTGGACACCAAATTGGACTGTCAG GCAGAGAATCCCATGAGGAAATAAATATTACGTTCACCCTGCCGGCTGCCTGGAATTCAGATGACTGTGTTCTTCACGGCCACTGCGAACAGGTTGTGTTCACAACCTGCATGACGGTGACAGCAGCCAGCAATGTATTCCCTGTCACAGT tcaGCCACCACATTGTGTTCCTGAAACATACAGCAATGCTACACTTTGGTACAAGATCTTCACCACAGCAAGGGACTCTAATACAAAATATGCACAGGATTATAACCCCTTCTGGTGTTACAAAGGAGCAATCGGAAAAGTGTATCATGCTTTAAATCCCAAACTAACTGTTATAGTTCCAGAT GACGATCGCTCTCTAATAAACCTGCACCTCATGCATACCAGTTACTTCCTTTTTGTGATGGTGATTACAATGTTCTGCTATGCAGTTATTAAAGGCAGACCAAGCAAACTGAGGCAAAGCAATACAgaattctgctctgaaaag gtTGCTTTGTCAGAAGCATAA